A single window of Helicobacter pylori NCTC 11637 = CCUG 17874 = ATCC 43504 = JCM 12093 DNA harbors:
- the purU gene encoding formyltetrahydrofolate deformylase: MLEFILKIQARDSKGLVSAISTTIANKGYNIVKNDEFVDPLKQRFFMRLKIQKEIKPLNTEIKEQEERSLKTALFKALENFNELLIEVILTHKKNIILLATKESHCLGDLLLRVYGGELNAQILGVISNYEILRPLVEKFDIPYFYAPCDNQALHEKEVLAIIKNLELKHKVSADLLVLAKYMRILSHDFTKRYENQILNIHHSFLPAFIGANPYQQAFERGVKVIGATAHFVNESLDAGPIILQDTLPINHNYSVEKMRLAGKDIEKLVLARALKLVLEDRVFVHENKTVVF; encoded by the coding sequence ATGTTAGAATTTATTTTAAAAATTCAAGCTAGAGACTCTAAAGGCTTGGTGAGCGCAATAAGCACCACTATCGCTAACAAGGGCTATAACATCGTCAAAAACGATGAATTTGTTGATCCCTTAAAACAGCGCTTTTTCATGCGGCTAAAAATCCAAAAAGAAATCAAGCCCTTGAATACTGAAATTAAAGAGCAAGAAGAGCGATCCTTAAAAACCGCTCTTTTTAAAGCCTTAGAAAACTTTAACGAGCTATTGATTGAAGTCATTTTAACGCATAAAAAAAACATCATTCTGCTCGCTACTAAAGAGAGCCATTGCTTAGGGGATTTGCTTTTAAGGGTGTATGGAGGGGAATTGAACGCCCAAATTTTAGGCGTTATTTCCAATTACGAGATTTTACGCCCTTTAGTGGAAAAATTTGACATCCCTTATTTTTATGCGCCTTGCGATAATCAAGCTTTGCATGAAAAAGAAGTTTTAGCCATCATTAAAAACTTGGAATTAAAACACAAAGTGAGCGCAGACTTGCTCGTTTTAGCCAAATACATGCGCATTTTAAGCCATGATTTTACGAAGCGTTATGAAAATCAGATCTTAAATATCCATCATAGTTTCTTGCCCGCATTCATCGGGGCTAACCCTTACCAGCAAGCGTTTGAAAGGGGCGTAAAAGTCATCGGGGCCACGGCGCATTTTGTGAATGAAAGCCTTGATGCCGGGCCGATTATTTTACAAGACACTCTACCCATTAACCACAATTACAGCGTGGAAAAAATGCGCCTAGCGGGTAAGGATATAGAAAAACTGGTTTTGGCTAGGGCTTTAAAACTAGTTTTAGAGGATCGGGTGTTTGTGCATGAAAACAAAACGGTGGTGTTTTGA
- the sppA gene encoding signal peptide peptidase SppA encodes MWSFIQKIFKALVIMPLDFITKYFKSFVLLLIVLVFFSTKESTPSAPPNLAKLYLNGAIFSTEDFDKEVDKILKTPSIKGVLLLIDSPGGAVSASVELSEKIADLKQKMPVLAYARGVMASGSYYAGMQANEVYASKASLIGSIGVIFSGANVENLLNKVGVATQGVHAGEYKEIGTFTRAWKPNEKDFLQNLVNEQYQMFVNDVAKARKLDAKDYKDFAEGKVFSAQKALKLKLIDKISTIKQAQNRLMELSKVKKAYWLEKSPMERFIEKATQSATNIITQAFGYQLLMR; translated from the coding sequence ATGTGGAGTTTCATTCAAAAAATCTTTAAGGCTTTAGTGATTATGCCTTTAGATTTTATCACGAAGTATTTCAAATCGTTTGTGCTGTTACTCATTGTATTAGTCTTTTTTAGCACTAAAGAAAGCACCCCAAGCGCCCCGCCCAATCTCGCTAAACTCTATTTAAATGGGGCAATTTTTAGCACCGAGGATTTTGACAAAGAAGTGGATAAAATCTTAAAAACCCCTAGCATTAAGGGCGTTTTACTTTTGATTGACTCTCCTGGTGGGGCGGTGTCAGCGAGCGTGGAATTGAGCGAAAAAATCGCTGATCTGAAGCAAAAAATGCCCGTTTTAGCGTATGCTAGGGGGGTTATGGCGAGCGGGAGTTATTATGCGGGCATGCAAGCGAACGAAGTTTATGCCTCTAAAGCGAGTTTAATCGGATCCATTGGGGTGATTTTTTCGGGCGCGAATGTGGAAAATTTGCTCAATAAAGTCGGCGTAGCCACTCAAGGCGTGCATGCGGGCGAATATAAAGAAATAGGCACTTTCACCAGGGCATGGAAACCTAACGAAAAAGATTTTTTGCAAAATTTAGTCAATGAGCAATACCAAATGTTTGTGAATGATGTCGCAAAAGCCAGGAAATTAGACGCTAAGGATTATAAGGATTTTGCTGAAGGGAAGGTCTTTAGCGCTCAAAAGGCTCTAAAATTGAAACTCATTGATAAAATCAGCACGATCAAGCAAGCCCAAAACCGCTTAATGGAATTGAGTAAGGTTAAAAAAGCTTATTGGCTGGAAAAAAGCCCTATGGAGCGCTTCATTGAAAAAGCCACGCAATCAGCCACAAATATCATCACGCAAGCGTTTGGCTATCAATTATTAATGAGATAA
- a CDS encoding TIR domain protein produces the protein MKAFKVDLDERENREVLCKFHFDRGGENKLEYAYYNNQAVSNIHKVASKIETLIQKSLKNNEYTLLNRNEIKEAFFNPLQERLNKTKVFLSHSHIDMKNNGFLGVKNIKSFLEPSDRSNLIFIDSLFWDYKNDILKEIKKHHIDVSKIEDAFTLILRESLQDMIEKCPYFVFLQSKNSVSNQDLLKITYSAWIYEELKITHSISESRLIPMMESMQLFHDISLFLKSFETITLKKLSQQINS, from the coding sequence ATGAAAGCTTTTAAGGTTGATTTAGATGAAAGAGAAAATCGTGAAGTTTTATGCAAGTTTCATTTTGACAGAGGGGGGGAAAATAAGCTTGAATACGCTTATTACAACAATCAAGCTGTTTCAAACATACATAAAGTGGCTAGTAAGATTGAAACTCTCATTCAAAAGAGTCTAAAAAATAATGAATACACTTTGCTAAATCGCAATGAAATTAAAGAAGCCTTTTTTAACCCCTTACAAGAGCGATTGAATAAAACTAAGGTTTTTCTTTCTCATTCGCATATTGACATGAAAAATAATGGTTTTTTAGGCGTTAAAAATATCAAGTCCTTTTTAGAACCATCCGATCGTTCTAATTTAATATTTATAGACTCTCTCTTTTGGGATTATAAAAATGATATTCTAAAAGAAATAAAAAAACATCATATTGATGTTAGCAAGATTGAAGACGCTTTCACGCTCATTCTCAGGGAGTCTTTACAAGACATGATTGAAAAATGCCCTTATTTCGTGTTTTTACAAAGCAAGAACAGCGTTTCCAATCAAGATCTATTAAAAATCACTTATTCCGCATGGATTTATGAAGAATTAAAAATCACTCATTCTATTAGTGAGAGTCGCCTAATTCCAATGATGGAAAGCATGCAACTCTTTCATGATATATCGCTATTTTTAAAAAGTTTTGAGACCATAACCCTTAAAAAACTATCACAACAAATCAATTCGTAG